One window of Sardina pilchardus chromosome 2, fSarPil1.1, whole genome shotgun sequence genomic DNA carries:
- the LOC134065961 gene encoding interleukin-8-like encodes MGSKTLGGCLTVLVACLVITDGLSLRGAGAEPRCRCIGTEGRRIGKLIARVEMFSPSPHCKDTEIIATLKDSGKEICLDPSAPWVKKVINILSRNQR; translated from the exons ATGGGCAGTAAAACACTCGGCGGCTGTTTGACTGTGCTTGTGGCCTGCTTGGTTATCACAGATG GGCTGAGCCTGCGGGGGGCAGGAGCGGAGCCGCGCTGCCGCTGCATTGGGACAGAGGGCCGGCGCATCGGGAAACTGATTGCGAGGGTGGAGATGTTCTCCCCAAGCCCTCACTGCAAAGACACGGAGATCAT TGCCACCTTAAAGGATAGTGGAAAAGAGATATGCTTGGACCCCAGTGCTCCATGGGTTAAAAAGGTCATTAACATCTTGTCAAG aaaccagagatga
- the cxcl8a gene encoding interleukin-8 isoform X2: MSRISIVVFATFLAIISMSEGMSLRGLGVEPRCRCIETESRRIGKLIESVELFPPTPHCEDTEIIATLKGTAQEICLDTKAPWVKKVIQKILSKKP; the protein is encoded by the exons ATGAGCCGAATCTCCATTGTGGTTTTTGCAACCTTCCTTGCCATTATCAGCATGTCAGAGG GCATGAGTTTGAGAGGCCTTGGTGTGGAACCTCGCTGCCGTTGCATCGAGACGGAGAGCCGAAGAATTGGAAAATTGATTGAGAGCGTGGAACTCtttcctcccaccccccactgTGAGGACACAGAAATTAT TGCAACACTAAAAGGCACAGCTCAGGAGATCTGCTTGGACACCAAGGCTCCTTGGGTTAAGAAAGTCATTCAAAAGATCCTTTCCAA AAAACCATGA
- the cxcl8a gene encoding interleukin-8 isoform X1, with translation MSRISIVVFATFLAIISMSEGMSLRGLGVEPRCRCIETESRRIGKLIESVELFPPTPHCEDTEIIATLKGTAQEICLDTKAPWVKKVIQKILSNRKP, from the exons ATGAGCCGAATCTCCATTGTGGTTTTTGCAACCTTCCTTGCCATTATCAGCATGTCAGAGG GCATGAGTTTGAGAGGCCTTGGTGTGGAACCTCGCTGCCGTTGCATCGAGACGGAGAGCCGAAGAATTGGAAAATTGATTGAGAGCGTGGAACTCtttcctcccaccccccactgTGAGGACACAGAAATTAT TGCAACACTAAAAGGCACAGCTCAGGAGATCTGCTTGGACACCAAGGCTCCTTGGGTTAAGAAAGTCATTCAAAAGATCCTTTCCAA CAGAAAACCATGA